From Candidatus Binataceae bacterium, one genomic window encodes:
- a CDS encoding ATP synthase F0 subunit B: MHIPPNWGTFGVLIVSFLVFWFIFSRLFFRPFLNLLSQREERFRSLNDRTEQLLKEARAADETREQRLNAMRREALEHRDGERRRVEAEAAQLLETAKADARASLDAARTRIEGELKAAEHDLEEMGRTLAGELAERVLGRRLNGDGTHN, encoded by the coding sequence ATGCACATTCCTCCGAATTGGGGGACCTTCGGAGTTCTGATTGTCTCCTTTCTGGTTTTCTGGTTTATATTCAGCCGGTTGTTTTTTCGTCCGTTTCTCAACCTGCTTTCCCAGCGCGAAGAGCGGTTCCGGAGCCTCAATGATCGCACCGAGCAACTCTTGAAAGAGGCGAGGGCGGCGGACGAGACGCGCGAACAGCGCCTGAACGCGATGCGTCGCGAAGCCTTGGAGCACCGCGACGGGGAACGGCGCAGGGTCGAGGCGGAAGCGGCCCAGCTGTTGGAAACCGCTAAAGCCGATGCACGAGCGTCACTCGATGCTGCCCGGACCCGCATCGAAGGCGAGCTCAAGGCGGCCGAGCACGACCTGGAAGAGATGGGACGGACGCTGGCGGGCGAGCTGGCGGAACGGGTACTTGGGCGGCGGCTCAACGGCGACGGAACGCACAATTGA